The window CGGCGAAGCGCTGGCCCGTCGTCTCCGCGGGCGTCCGCGCCAGGGCGATGGTCATGCCGGTCTTTTCGGAGATCTCGCGGGCATGGAGTTCCATCTCCGTCATCGCACGGACGGCGAGTTTGAATGCCTTCTTGCTCTCGTGGATCTGCTGGCCCGTGTGGTGCTGGACCATCTCGTTCACGCCGACGACGCCGATGGTGTAGACCAGGCTGTCCAGGTCGACGGCCACCGCACCCCTCTCGCCGGTGTTCGGGTCTTTCGGCCTCTGCATCGCGAAGGGCATCCGGCCATTTGTCCGGATCGTCTCCATCCACCGCCTCTTGATCGTGAAGACCTCGGCGGCGACGTCCATGAGGGCCCGCAGTTCGGCGAAGAGGCGCTCGTCGTCGCCATCAGCCTTGAAGGCAGCCCGCGGGCAGTTGACCGAGACGACCTGCCAGGAACCCATGGAGAAGTGCTTTGCGTCCCTGAAATAGAGTTTGTCCTCGAAGGAGACGTCCTTCTCGATGGTGGAGGAGAACTGGTAGGCGCAACAGTTGCCGGTGACGATGCCGAGGACGCTCGCAAAGGAATGGGTGCCCTCGACCTCGACAAGGTCATAGACATAGCCGTCGTAGTCCTCGGCAGTGATCTTCCCCACCCTGATGGGGCAGACAGTGGCGGCAGTGCTTGAGGACTTCTGGAGGAGGGCGGTGCTGACGCTGGCAGAGCCACCCTCTGTCCTGTACTGAGATGATGAGGCGGTCGCAGCCGCGAATCTCTCGGCCTGGTCCTGTGAAGGGATCTGACAGGTGTAGGCGGTGAAGGTATTGACCTCGCCGGTCTGCGAGTTCTT is drawn from Methanoculleus sp. 7T and contains these coding sequences:
- the nrdD gene encoding anaerobic ribonucleoside-triphosphate reductase yields the protein TVGSRKIFLSSDAARRIVLLATRLGVQMNYGESTGTAKNSQTGEVNTFTAYTCQIPSQDQAERFAAATASSSQYRTEGGSASVSTALLQKSSSTAATVCPIRVGKITAEDYDGYVYDLVEVEGTHSFASVLGIVTGNCCAYQFSSTIEKDVSFEDKLYFRDAKHFSMGSWQVVSVNCPRAAFKADGDDERLFAELRALMDVAAEVFTIKRRWMETIRTNGRMPFAMQRPKDPNTGERGAVAVDLDSLVYTIGVVGVNEMVQHHTGQQIHESKKAFKLAVRAMTEMELHAREISEKTGMTIALARTPAETTGQRFAVADMLDDRFRASALAVMQGDVETAVADCGNTRDLPV